TGCCTCTTGGAAACATTAGACTTGGCTTGTGTTTATTAGATATTTGAGAATATTTCTCCTTAATGTTAGATTTTTAAAACTTTCTTCTGGTCTGTTCGGGTTAATTTAGCTGAAACCAGCCTACTGAATTTGGGGGCAGCTGTAAGAATGGTTTCTTAGTTAAGGTGCATCCTTTTTCTTGCTCGTTAGCACTGCTTTTTTTATTGCAACTAGTGCGCTTAACTAATAAGATAGAAAGGGTCTTTCTCGCTTGTTTGAAGCCATATAAGGCTTTCTTCAATCGGCAAGCAAGGGGGTGTCTGCCACACCAACCCTTGTTGAGATAGACTCCAGTACAGTAGTAAGAAAAAGTCACTTAGTGAATCAGTGGATCACACACTTGGAGACAAGGACAGGGGCAtgccttgaaaaaaaaaaaatcagctgcTTTCGATTCTCTGTCAACACATCCAACTCCTTTGTGTGTTCTGCGGAGTAGACTTTTTTAACTGCAAATTCAAGTATTACGAGGATGGCAGAACGAAAAAAACGTTAATAAGCAGCAGTCAACGTGATTAATAAGTCGGGAGGCAAATGCTAGGTGGTAGCCTTATATCAGCTGTCCGAGCAATTTGAATTTTAGAACAAACCAAAGATCTAAGTTCCGgttattttttcttttcataattgAAAAAGGTTCTTACATTATGCACTTTAGGTAAACTGCAAGGCAATGTGACACAGACTAACAACGCCTTAGGTAAAACATGGGACTGGCTCGACTTAATCAACAACTTTCGTCGATGCAAGTTAGTGATCATGTAAAGATACGTTAGTTCAAGTGTATATCTTTCACTCCCAACAGGCAATAAGATAACGTGAATgtaaaatttaaaaaatgaatGCTTAATCTTCAAAAATATTGAAGACTAGAAACCTTAAGTGAAGTAGACTAATTTTCTATTAGACACAtgcaacaaaacaaaacaaaaaagagaagaagataaAAAAGGATCATAGCAAACGTTAATTAGCAACAAAAAGTGACAAAGTTTGGTGAAATCAGACAGGAACGAGAGTACGGTGATCCCTCCAAAGAAATGATCAGTATGCTACTTCCTATTAATAGCAATTAATTAATTTCAAAGGTTTTAGAGAAGTATACTAAAAACGAATACTTTTTGCATTCAAGAAACAAAGATATGCTTTTCTCATCCATGATATTAATAGCTTTTCACACTCAATATGATATTGACAGGAAAACCATGTCAAAGTTGTTACTCAATCTGAATACAAGGAAATTCCAGTTGCAAGCAAGTGTATCTTAAGAAGTGTGTTATAGTGTCCTAGAAGCTCTATTTTCCCTATAAATACCATCTAGTTCATTGAATAAAGTTGTAAAACAATCCTTCCCCAGAATTACTATTCAAGATTGTGAATTAACAGCAAATTATATCActattgtataggtatgtatatatatgcataatataGGTATATTTAGTATAAACTATACACTACCTATACATTGTGTACATAGTTTGTAAATTAAATGGCCAAATGGTTTGGCAGTAATTCAAAAGAGGTGAGGAAATATAAACATTTAAGTATTCTTTTTCTGGAATAAAAATGGATGGATCGGGTCAGGTAGGGGAGCAGCTTTAAGGAAAGTAGGATTCTAATTTGGGACCAGGTTCTACATTAGTATTCTAACTAGGGAAAAGGGGCAAATATCCCTTCAACTTTGCGAAATGGAGCGGATATATCCCTCGTTAAAAAAGTGGGGCAAATATACCCTCGCCGTTATACAAATGGTGCATATTTGTCCTTTTCTTAACAGACctatatttaatgaattaaaaaattatttacctTTATTTTTCAATTAAAAATTGTAATGTggcttttaaaaaattaaaaaaaaaatattcatcaTCTTCATGTTAACCCATTTGTAAATCTCCATCAAAATCACTCAAAACTTCAACAAATTATCCCAAATTTTAGGTATGACCTTCTCAAGACATTCCGATCTTTTGAAATAAACACTCGTTCGAAAAGAAGCTCGCTTGCGGAAATCCGAAATTTTGAACTTGAGCATGGCTGACAATGAACTTAAAAACACATCATCCTTTTAAACGTTCTTCTTTGATACAATTGTGGTAACTGCCTGCCTTGAAGCCACCATAAGCTGCAACAGAACTTTCTCCATTTTCTTTGCTACTCAAACCTACTCAAACTCTCTTCTTCAATCTGTTGAAGCCTCCAAAAACATTGGCTGAATAGGTGTAATATTTATTTCTTGTTTGCACTCACTGATGAACTTTCTTCATTATCAGCCATTGAAGGAGCTTGAAGTTCAAAGTTCAAAATTTCGGATTTTCGCAACCGAGCTCCTTTTCGAACGAGTATTATTTCAAAAGATTGAGAATGTCTTGAGGAGTTCATATCTGAAATTTGGAATAATTTGGTGAAGTTTTTGAGTGATTTTGATGGAGATTTATAAATGGGTTAACATGAAGATGAtgtacaatttttttatttttgatttttttaaaaaaaattaaaaagccaCATTGCAATTTTTAATTGAAAAATAAaggtaaataattttttaattcattaaatatagGTCTGTCTAGAAAAGGGCAAATATACACCATTTGTATAACGGCGACGGTATATTTGCCCCATTTTTTAACAAGGGGTATATCCGCTCCATATAGCAAAgtcgaggggtatatttgccccttttccattcTAACTATGAAAAAAAAACTGTCACACCATCAATTCTTTAAGATGACCGTCGAAGTACAAAATTGGCAGAAACAAGTTCATTCCAGAGCCCATTTGATACCTGATCCGAAGTAACCTTTCTGGATTGTGAAAGACGGTAAGTTACCAATTTCGTGAAACTTAATCCTAATGCAACATTCCACATATTTAAGAGCTCTTGTGGCACAGTGATGTTTTTGACCAGCTGCTGCTATAGAGCTCGGAAGAGCATAAATATTCTGCAGCTGCATCAGAGTTTTGCATGTCATATAAAAACACCATTTAAGATTTCAAATGCTCATGATATAGCTATTGCTTTGATGATTACGAAGTCAAATTTTCCAGTTCACCAAAGTCACAAACCAACCAGTGCGTGAGAAGGGGCAAGCTATTCTATCACCCACAATCCCATCTCCATGTTCAAAGAGAACACTCGAAACGGAGCCCCATTTTCCTGGGGGAGGTTGGGCAACAGGAGATAAAATACTCCAAATAAAAGCCATCTTAGGAGCATTAACAAGAGAACCAAGTTAAAAATTCAATATCAAGCATGGTACACCTAACAGGCTTCCAGCGAATTGCTACACTGAATTCAAGCAATTTGCAAGCCTGTATTTAGGAGAAAGTCACATAAGTTATTTCCTAAGTGCAGATTCTTTTGACATTTGCATGTTCTTTAGCAAAAGAAAAGCACCAGCACTCCTTGACCGTAAGCTGTCTTCAGGTAGAGCAGTTCTTCGTGTGTACCAGAGATGCATGCAGTGTTTAGTAGCATCATCCCACAAAATAACGTTGGAGCAGCAAAGAGAATAAATTAGTGTAAAGTCTTGGAAAGCACCATAACAAAGATGTCTATACCTTAGCATGGAGAGTGACTACCAAGTCATGGGCATCATCTAGAAGCTTCCATACATCTAGTTGACCAGACATGCTCTGACACTCCCTTAAAATTTCATCCATGCTACTGTACTTCTCTATGATCTGTTTCCTCCGTTGCAACACAGATGCTGCAATTGCATAAAGCAAGAGATCATCTGTTGGTGGGGCACGCAGCCTAATCCTACTCCAGGCAGATTTCCCAATCCCAGCCCTAATAGCAGCCTGATCTGCCCACATTACCTCCCACAGGCAAAGTGTTTGCTCAAAATTTAATTCTCTCCTGAAAAGAACTACCACCATTCTGTACACAAAAAAGCAATCCTCTGCTTGGAGCTTCTCCAAGTGTCGATAGAGATGTGAATCCTTTTGTTTGATGATCTTAGAAATAATGTTCAGCTGTCTCCTGATTCCAACCTCATCAAGCCTGAAGTTATGCCGAGCCTTCGTCATGAAACCAACAAAGCACCAAAAAGCTTCATGGTCCTCTGTCATTACAGTAATAATTGGTGAAAGCAAATCGCTCATTCCCTGGCAATAGCCAATTTCGGGGTCATATAGCGCATAGGCTTCAAGAATGGAGACTAACCGAGCAGCATGCAGGATCCTAGGGGGCTCTAGGTGTTCATAGTCCTTCAACCCCACAGCCTCTGCTAAACGGTGTGCCCTGCTTTCTGATACAACAGCTTGAGATGGGGAGTATGCTATCCATTCGGCATTAGCACGAATCGCATCAAGCCGAATTATTCGTTGCCATGTAGCAAAATCTTCTGCACTGCAGGGCCGTGACTGAACTTCTGTCTTTGAAGAAGAAGAGTCCTCCTTAGAGGTCACTTCAGCAGTATTCTCATCCATGCTTTCTGCGGAGGGGACAGTTTGACTGATATCAGGATCTGCAGAGGAATCTGAGTCTGATGACTCGGAGTCAGAGACATCAATTGGCTCCGTCACTCTTTTGGAACTGGAAATATCATCTGCTATTGTACCACCGGGATTATCAGAATCCTCGACATATGTGCTCCTGTCCTCACTGGAGAGAGATTCCCGGGCAGTAACAACATCTTCATAGTCGGGGGAATCCATCCCTTCAGTGATATTTCCTTCACCATCACTTCCCATTCCACCAGTCTCCCTCATTTTAAAAGTCCCACTCCGTTTCAGCAGTCTGCGACATTCTCTACGAAGGCTCTCATACTCCCTCCTGCAATACACAGATTAACTACACTAGTAAGGAGTATGAATCACGCAGTCAAAGGGTAATTGGAACAAATATTAACAAGGATAACTATGACCAGTCAACCGAATACACACGAATCCTCCTCATTTTTACAAGATAAAAATGAAGGACTTTGTTGTATCTCAATCCCTTTTTTGGGGCTAGGGAGGATCAAGTATCTGGTATTAGGATCAATTATCTGGTTATAATACCTCTTCTGATTTCTTATACAATCTCTTTCTTCTTGAGAGCTGTTCAACTCATAGCTGCAGAGAGACATAAAGTAAATCAATTTAACTGTAACCAAAGCATTCACTGTATAGAAATAAGGGGAAAAGGCAACCGCAGTCACAGAACTACTTCTGACAAATAAAGAAATGCCGAAGTGTTTGCATTGTCACAGACCTTGACCCAAAGTAATTACACAGATGCAGAAGCCAGGGAAACTGCTCTTAAGGCCTCATTTGGGTGAAGGATGCATTAAAGAATAAGTGATAAACCATACAAAGGTGTACTCATTTCTTAGCCAATTTAGGTATCTCATTTTGTTTAGACTTCAGACAGGACTATTAAGGTAAATGCTGCAATTTATGACGCATATTTTAATAAATTGGGCCCAGGATATGGCAAAAAAGTGGGTTTAAAAGTAGAGATAAAGTTGACTTCTCGAATATCTTCTTAATATTACAATAGAGAGAGTTTTGAAAAGTGCAAGGGAAAAAGCAACCCTTCGAGGGAAATCGACAGATGTGGGCTAGCCAAAATAGAAAATATGACATTCTTCACCAAGATGTTCCAAAAGTTTTTGCAGTTAATAGAATCATTTTGACTAATAAGCACTTTTTCATCAAAAGCTAAGATTTGGCCTAAATTTAAATGCCTTCTAATACACTTTCTCAATCTATCAAAGCAAATCATTAAATTCCGATTTGAGGTTTACTTGGTTAACTAAATACTAAGCATAATTTGAAAAATAACTGCAACAAACAAACACATGATGTTTTGATATAAAAGAAATTTCACATTATATAAATTTTAAAGCAGTACAGTTCCTGCGAGTACTATATAGGAAATACTTATGTAAACGTTACGACACTCCCAGAGGGAACTAAAACCCTCTTAAAACAATGCCCATCTGTCACTTCAGGAAGTACATAGATCTACATGGTAAGGGTAAAAGGATCCAGAACCTAGATTGTCAAGAGGATGTGTTTAAAGATTGACAAAGGATTAGAGTACTGGTCCCAAGCATCACCATTTCAGAAGTAGACACTACATCTGAATGAAGCACATGGGACATAGTTATTACATAAAATTAAGGGGGAGCATACAGAGATGACTTTTATCAGTCACTGAGAAGTGAATGTCCATATGATAAATTATTATTCATAACATAATATAACTCCCCTGCCATGTCCTGTGGAAATTAAACAACTACAATTGGCTAATCAAAATAGAAGAGAACAAGAGAAAAGAAGCAAATATCTAATTTCTCCTAAAAAGGAGAAGAAAACAAGCAAAACTCAGATTATCAATCTTAAAAAGAGAAATATTACACGAGAAAGAAATACTTACACTCCCAGGAGGAATGGCCAAACCTCAGCCCTGATACTTGGGTCAACACCCTACATGAAAGGGCCAATAGATTAGTCAACATACTTACTCTTCTTTGGAAAGCAGGGAAGAGAAAGTGTGATGTTAAAACTTTCTATTGCCTTCTTTAGTTGTAAAAAGGGAAGAGTTGGATGGTTTTCACTAgggcacacaaaaaaaaaaagattctctTCCTCTTGGAAGACAGAAAtctgaaaattttgaaaaaagttGGGTAATTCACGAATTCCTTGGGTACCAAACAGGACAGAATGATTTTTCTCCACCTTCCACTGCCCCTTAAACCACACAATGGAAATGAACTAATATTTTCTTTTCCCTTTGACTTTGAGAAAAGTCTAGATTAAAAATTAATGAGTCGGGCAATCCAACTTCTCTTCGCGTTCTTATGTCCAGACAAGAGGGAATGGGGTTTCTCAACCCAATCTTATGTATTCCTTTAACCAAGCAAGGGAA
The nucleotide sequence above comes from Lycium barbarum isolate Lr01 chromosome 3, ASM1917538v2, whole genome shotgun sequence. Encoded proteins:
- the LOC132632134 gene encoding rab GTPase-activating protein 22-like isoform X1, with the translated sequence MLVLFFTSVVGPNVVESISTKISKLGGVFIGGVGGGWMERQQPSNAGIAFAVTALAGLALAAALFYTTRGHLKSPWSRRKRKRALAPQQWKSLFTPEGKFRDGGIKFLKKVRSGGVDPSIRAEVWPFLLGVYELNSSQEERDCIRNQKRREYESLRRECRRLLKRSGTFKMRETGGMGSDGEGNITEGMDSPDYEDVVTARESLSSEDRSTYVEDSDNPGGTIADDISSSKRVTEPIDVSDSESSDSDSSADPDISQTVPSAESMDENTAEVTSKEDSSSSKTEVQSRPCSAEDFATWQRIIRLDAIRANAEWIAYSPSQAVVSESRAHRLAEAVGLKDYEHLEPPRILHAARLVSILEAYALYDPEIGYCQGMSDLLSPIITVMTEDHEAFWCFVGFMTKARHNFRLDEVGIRRQLNIISKIIKQKDSHLYRHLEKLQAEDCFFVYRMVVVLFRRELNFEQTLCLWEVMWADQAAIRAGIGKSAWSRIRLRAPPTDDLLLYAIAASVLQRRKQIIEKYSSMDEILRECQSMSGQLDVWKLLDDAHDLVVTLHAKV
- the LOC132632134 gene encoding rab GTPase-activating protein 22-like isoform X2, whose product is MRALRRSQTSSSSNSSSPSSSSPSSSSSSSSWIHLRSVLFVVASSPASSSSSNRGHLKSPWSRRKRKRALAPQQWKSLFTPEGKFRDGGIKFLKKVRSGGVDPSIRAEVWPFLLGVYELNSSQEERDCIRNQKRREYESLRRECRRLLKRSGTFKMRETGGMGSDGEGNITEGMDSPDYEDVVTARESLSSEDRSTYVEDSDNPGGTIADDISSSKRVTEPIDVSDSESSDSDSSADPDISQTVPSAESMDENTAEVTSKEDSSSSKTEVQSRPCSAEDFATWQRIIRLDAIRANAEWIAYSPSQAVVSESRAHRLAEAVGLKDYEHLEPPRILHAARLVSILEAYALYDPEIGYCQGMSDLLSPIITVMTEDHEAFWCFVGFMTKARHNFRLDEVGIRRQLNIISKIIKQKDSHLYRHLEKLQAEDCFFVYRMVVVLFRRELNFEQTLCLWEVMWADQAAIRAGIGKSAWSRIRLRAPPTDDLLLYAIAASVLQRRKQIIEKYSSMDEILRECQSMSGQLDVWKLLDDAHDLVVTLHAKV